A single region of the Labrus bergylta chromosome 10, fLabBer1.1, whole genome shotgun sequence genome encodes:
- the LOC109987205 gene encoding uncharacterized protein C10orf105: MNVTKSLSDSTWSSGNISLSILTNSTSSSPVSHPEVTIMVVLGLSLLLAGLAAFLAVCRPSEQDGDSEAGCGLRDGLRRGSGGSTEPQLKVWKRLGSYRRSYNLSFRRPPPRRTNERESTSLSPGPQTDAAVEPNVSTPCLFDYVTEI; encoded by the coding sequence ATGAACGTCACAAAGTCGCTCTCTGACTCTACCTGGAGCTCAGGTAACATCTCTCTGTCCATCCTGACCAACAGCACCTCCTCCTCACCCGTCTCCCACCCTGAGGTCACCATCATGGTGGTGCTGggtctgtctctgctgctggcGGGGTTGGCGGCCTTCCTTGCGGTGTGCAGACCGTCTGAGCAGGATGGGGACTCTGAGGCGGGCTGCGGTCTACGAGACGGTCTGAGGCGAGGAAGCGGAGGGTCCACGGAGCCGCAGCTGAAGGTGTGGAAGAGGCTGGGCTCCTACAGGAGATCGTACAACCTGTCCTTCAGACGACCTCCCCCTCGGCGGacaaatgagagagagagcacgtctctctctccaggACCACAGACAGACGCCGCTGTTGAGCCAAACGTCAGCACGCCATGTCTGTTTGACTACGTGACTGAAATCTGA